In Modestobacter versicolor, a single genomic region encodes these proteins:
- a CDS encoding cupin domain-containing protein, translating into MAAAPVVKSLAQITPHYIGDNRTVRLAVLSGPADGSSTTVVLEIWEPGGSQPDNSHEESTETFVVLKGTARAHSDQHVADLGPGDVIVLPATSVHHIVNSSATERLYTITVMENDGGFADLILTGPEAALDEDDAAVLNTVLVGA; encoded by the coding sequence GTGGCCGCCGCGCCCGTCGTCAAGTCCCTCGCCCAGATCACCCCGCACTACATCGGCGACAACCGCACGGTGCGGCTCGCCGTGCTGTCCGGCCCGGCGGACGGCTCCAGCACGACCGTCGTCCTGGAGATCTGGGAGCCGGGAGGCTCGCAGCCGGACAACTCGCACGAGGAGTCGACCGAGACCTTCGTCGTCCTCAAGGGGACGGCGCGGGCCCACAGCGACCAGCACGTCGCCGACCTCGGGCCGGGCGACGTCATCGTGCTGCCGGCCACCTCGGTGCACCACATCGTCAACTCCTCGGCGACCGAGCGGCTGTACACGATCACCGTGATGGAGAACGACGGCGGCTTCGCCGACCTGATCCTCACCGGCCCGGAAGCCGCCCTGGACGAGGACGACGCCGCGGTGCTGAACACCGTCCTCGTCGGGGCCTGA
- a CDS encoding cysteine hydrolase family protein, which produces MTGRNSWGLAPDAVDLRRPPRSEHAVQVAALPQRLTLDLARTAVVVVDMQNDFCAPEGWLASIGVDVSGAPVAALETTLPRLRAAGVPVLWLNWGNRPDLANLPPGVRHVYDPDGASTGIGDPLPNGSRVLELGSWSAAVVDGLTVDPGDLHVAKYRMSGFWDTPLDSVLRNLRVDTLLFAGVNVDQCVLATLVDAACLGYDVVLVEDLCGTTSPEFCTQATLYNVRQCFGFTTTSAELLAGLT; this is translated from the coding sequence TTGACCGGACGCAACAGCTGGGGACTCGCCCCGGACGCCGTCGACCTGCGCCGCCCGCCGCGATCCGAGCACGCCGTGCAGGTCGCCGCCCTCCCGCAGCGGCTGACCCTGGACCTCGCCCGCACCGCCGTCGTCGTGGTCGACATGCAGAACGACTTCTGCGCACCCGAGGGCTGGCTGGCCTCGATCGGCGTGGACGTCTCCGGGGCACCGGTGGCGGCCCTGGAGACGACGCTGCCGAGGCTGCGCGCCGCCGGCGTCCCGGTGCTCTGGCTCAACTGGGGCAACCGGCCCGACCTGGCCAACCTGCCGCCCGGCGTGCGGCACGTCTACGACCCCGACGGCGCGAGCACCGGGATCGGTGACCCGCTGCCCAACGGCTCCCGGGTGCTGGAGCTCGGCTCCTGGTCGGCCGCGGTGGTCGACGGGCTCACCGTCGACCCGGGCGACCTGCACGTGGCCAAGTACCGGATGAGCGGCTTCTGGGACACCCCGCTGGACTCGGTGCTGCGCAACCTGCGGGTCGACACCCTGCTGTTCGCCGGGGTCAACGTCGACCAGTGCGTGCTCGCCACGCTCGTCGACGCGGCCTGCCTGGGCTACGACGTCGTCCTGGTCGAGGACCTGTGCGGCACCACCTCACCGGAGTTCTGCACCCAGGCGACGCTCTACAACGTCCGCCAGTGCTTCGGCTTCACCACCACCTCGGCCGAGCTGCTCGCCGGGCTCACCTGA
- a CDS encoding SDR family NAD(P)-dependent oxidoreductase, which yields MSRLAGRRVVVTGAARGIGAEIARTFAAEGARLALLDRLGDEVGQVAAEVDGRGYAVDLADVAATREVTEKAVAELGGVDVLVNNAGILRFAPLLEIDPAEWDEVFAVNARAMLVTTQVAVRAMTADPVPGVRKIVNMASMGGKAGGAGQAHYAASKAAVIALTRAAAAELGPLGITVNCLCPGFVLTEMGAGTRTEDDVRAWSALSPLGRLAQPRDVARAALFLAGEDSDYLTGDAINVTGGMITH from the coding sequence ATGAGCCGGCTCGCCGGACGACGGGTCGTCGTCACCGGCGCCGCCCGCGGGATCGGCGCCGAGATCGCCCGCACCTTCGCCGCCGAGGGCGCCCGGCTGGCGCTGCTCGACCGGCTGGGCGACGAGGTCGGGCAGGTGGCCGCGGAGGTGGACGGCCGCGGGTACGCCGTCGACCTGGCCGACGTCGCCGCGACCCGGGAGGTCACCGAGAAGGCCGTCGCCGAGCTGGGCGGGGTCGACGTGCTGGTCAACAACGCCGGCATCCTGCGGTTCGCGCCGCTGCTGGAGATCGACCCCGCGGAGTGGGACGAGGTCTTCGCCGTCAACGCCCGGGCGATGCTGGTGACCACCCAGGTCGCGGTGCGGGCGATGACCGCCGACCCGGTGCCGGGGGTCCGCAAGATCGTCAACATGGCGAGCATGGGCGGCAAGGCCGGGGGAGCGGGCCAGGCGCACTACGCGGCGTCCAAGGCCGCGGTCATCGCGCTGACCCGGGCCGCGGCCGCCGAGCTCGGCCCGCTCGGAATCACCGTCAACTGCCTGTGCCCGGGGTTCGTCCTCACCGAGATGGGCGCGGGCACCCGCACCGAGGACGACGTCCGCGCCTGGTCGGCGCTCTCGCCGCTGGGCCGGCTGGCGCAGCCGCGGGACGTCGCCCGGGCCGCGCTGTTCCTGGCCGGCGAGGACTCCGACTACCTCACCGGCGACGCCATCAACGTGACCGGCGGGATGATCACGCATTGA
- a CDS encoding creatininase family protein gives MTARLLTELSAPALTAALGPDSVVVLPTGALEQHGPHLPVATDLITAQSLAELAVEQFGDELDLWLLPPLAYTKSNEHAWSSGTFWLSAATLTAVLSDIARCVAMTPARRLAFLNGHGGNSALLQVAARDIRLETGLRTFTMHPALPADHGGESPADELGMGIHGGLEETSLMLHLRPELVDMTQADRWVPEHLAEYSHVRFGGSVSFGWSSDDFGPSGVIGDAREATAARGEERTKAMVAYLGEAFAEVARFDPTPR, from the coding sequence GTGACCGCCCGACTGCTCACCGAACTGTCCGCCCCCGCCCTCACCGCGGCCCTCGGACCCGACAGCGTGGTCGTGCTGCCCACCGGGGCGCTGGAGCAGCACGGCCCGCACCTGCCGGTGGCGACCGACCTGATCACCGCGCAGAGCCTCGCCGAGCTCGCCGTCGAGCAGTTCGGCGACGAGCTGGACCTGTGGCTGCTGCCGCCGCTGGCGTACACGAAGTCCAACGAGCACGCGTGGTCCTCGGGCACGTTCTGGCTCTCGGCCGCAACGCTCACCGCGGTGCTCTCCGACATCGCCCGCTGCGTGGCGATGACCCCGGCCCGCCGGCTGGCCTTCCTCAACGGGCACGGCGGCAACTCCGCGCTGCTGCAGGTCGCCGCCCGCGACATCCGGTTGGAGACCGGGCTGCGCACCTTCACCATGCACCCCGCGCTGCCCGCCGACCACGGCGGCGAGAGCCCCGCCGACGAGCTCGGCATGGGCATCCACGGCGGGCTCGAGGAGACCTCGCTGATGCTGCACCTGCGGCCGGAGCTGGTCGACATGACCCAGGCCGACCGCTGGGTGCCCGAGCACCTGGCCGAGTACTCCCACGTCCGGTTCGGCGGCTCGGTCTCCTTCGGCTGGTCGTCGGACGACTTCGGCCCCAGCGGGGTGATCGGCGACGCCCGCGAGGCCACCGCGGCCCGCGGGGAGGAGCGCACCAAGGCGATGGTCGCCTACCTCGGCGAGGCCTTCGCCGAGGTCGCCCGGTTCGACCCGACCCCGCGATGA
- a CDS encoding amidohydrolase family protein, with protein MLDVTGALAVWTGTGEELIGADVGCGDDGRVAVLGSVTPDGDVLDATGCVVTPGLVNAHHHLLQTAFRTLPGTRGVPMAQWLPTMAAAYAEVGVDAELAHAAASAGLAEALLCGVTTVADHHLTWPALSDDGVGIATATATAARELGARVAFVRGSARDDPGTAAASAAAIAQALVPHGGVTDDGVLQVAVGPAGVHSDPADTFRLLGEVAAAHGLRRRTQANEQVDVVIAAERHGRRPLELLDEWGWLAPDVTLAHLCGVTDAEIARLAAAGVTATHAPGCDLPMGWGVAPMAALADAGVPVGLGTSGGGSNDAGHLLADARLALQVAPLAGRSVSAREVLGWATRGSADGLGRADLGRLAVGARADLVCWDVGGVADAGVADPVAGLLWAAPGRRPRHVVVGGRVVVRDGVLVSRPEADVVAGLRALLTTRRSR; from the coding sequence GTGCTTGACGTGACGGGTGCCCTGGCCGTGTGGACCGGTACCGGGGAGGAGCTGATCGGGGCCGACGTCGGCTGCGGCGACGACGGCCGGGTCGCCGTACTGGGATCGGTGACCCCCGACGGCGACGTGCTGGACGCGACCGGCTGCGTCGTCACGCCCGGGCTGGTGAACGCCCACCACCACCTGCTGCAGACCGCCTTCCGCACGCTGCCCGGCACCCGCGGGGTGCCGATGGCGCAGTGGCTGCCGACGATGGCGGCGGCCTACGCCGAGGTCGGGGTCGACGCCGAGCTGGCCCACGCGGCGGCGTCGGCCGGGCTGGCCGAGGCGCTGCTGTGCGGGGTGACCACGGTCGCCGACCACCACCTCACCTGGCCGGCGCTCTCCGACGACGGGGTGGGCATCGCGACCGCCACCGCCACCGCGGCCCGCGAGCTGGGCGCCCGGGTGGCGTTCGTGCGGGGCAGCGCCCGCGACGACCCCGGGACGGCGGCCGCCTCGGCCGCGGCGATCGCGCAGGCGCTCGTGCCGCACGGCGGGGTGACCGACGACGGCGTGCTGCAGGTGGCCGTCGGCCCGGCCGGGGTGCACAGCGACCCCGCCGACACCTTCCGGCTGCTCGGCGAGGTGGCGGCCGCGCACGGGCTGCGGCGGCGGACCCAGGCCAACGAGCAGGTCGACGTCGTCATCGCGGCCGAGCGCCACGGACGCCGTCCGCTGGAGCTGCTGGACGAGTGGGGCTGGCTGGCCCCCGACGTCACCCTGGCCCACCTGTGCGGGGTGACCGACGCCGAGATCGCCCGGCTCGCCGCCGCCGGGGTCACCGCCACCCACGCCCCCGGCTGCGACCTGCCGATGGGCTGGGGCGTGGCGCCGATGGCCGCGCTCGCCGACGCGGGCGTGCCGGTCGGGCTGGGCACCAGCGGCGGTGGCTCGAACGACGCCGGGCACCTGCTCGCCGACGCCCGGCTGGCCCTGCAGGTGGCGCCGCTGGCCGGCCGATCGGTGAGCGCCCGGGAGGTGCTGGGGTGGGCGACCCGGGGCTCGGCCGACGGGCTGGGCCGCGCGGACCTGGGCCGGCTCGCCGTCGGCGCGCGGGCGGACCTGGTGTGCTGGGACGTCGGCGGGGTGGCCGACGCCGGCGTCGCCGACCCGGTCGCCGGGCTGCTGTGGGCCGCGCCCGGCCGTCGTCCGCGGCACGTGGTGGTGGGCGGCCGGGTCGTCGTCCGGGACGGGGTGCTGGTCAGCCGGCCCGAGGCCGACGTGGTGGCCGGGCTGCGCGCCCTGCTCACCACCCGCCGCTCCCGCTGA
- a CDS encoding isopenicillin N synthase family dioxygenase — protein sequence MTTIPVIDLTPALTGGDTTDLVTQLHTAMSEVGFLQVVGHGVSPDLVTAAHDSMDLLDSLPAAERRALIRPSVTERGLNERVDDQGRVLGRTFKFLRYDDLAEAVADGGAAGHPDFFTPNVWPAGLPVFRETWRSYLDEARRVCDLLMGLVARALGMPADHFDAAFAHSPTLTAVNWYPPQPVDVEHDETILRPHPDSGGLTVLHQSGDYEGLEVLRPDGSWTTVPIIEDAFVINIGQLMSQWTNGVYPATIHRVVAGPTTANSRRSIAVFHLPDLDTVVEPLPSTVGAEGPRFAPISVYDWQQQFMARFVQAEKYAEPAAV from the coding sequence ATGACCACGATCCCCGTCATCGACCTGACCCCGGCGCTCACCGGCGGCGACACCACCGACCTGGTCACCCAGCTGCACACCGCGATGAGCGAGGTCGGCTTCCTCCAGGTCGTCGGGCACGGCGTCTCGCCCGACCTGGTGACCGCCGCGCACGACTCGATGGACCTGCTCGACTCGCTGCCGGCCGCCGAGCGGCGGGCGCTGATCCGCCCCTCGGTCACCGAGCGGGGGCTCAACGAGCGGGTCGACGACCAGGGCCGGGTGCTCGGCCGCACGTTCAAGTTCCTCCGCTACGACGACCTGGCCGAGGCCGTCGCCGACGGTGGCGCCGCCGGCCACCCGGACTTCTTCACCCCCAACGTGTGGCCGGCCGGGCTGCCGGTGTTCCGGGAGACCTGGCGCAGCTACCTCGACGAGGCCCGCCGGGTGTGCGACCTGCTGATGGGCCTGGTCGCCCGGGCGCTCGGCATGCCGGCCGACCACTTCGACGCCGCCTTCGCCCACTCGCCGACGCTGACCGCGGTGAACTGGTACCCGCCGCAGCCGGTCGACGTCGAGCACGACGAGACGATCCTGCGCCCGCACCCGGACTCCGGCGGGCTCACCGTGCTGCACCAGTCCGGCGACTACGAGGGCCTGGAGGTGCTGCGCCCCGACGGCAGCTGGACCACCGTGCCGATCATCGAGGACGCGTTCGTCATCAACATCGGGCAGCTGATGAGCCAGTGGACCAACGGCGTCTACCCGGCCACCATCCACCGCGTCGTGGCCGGCCCGACCACCGCGAACAGCCGCCGGTCGATCGCGGTGTTCCACCTGCCCGACCTGGACACCGTCGTCGAGCCGCTGCCCAGCACGGTCGGCGCCGAGGGGCCGCGGTTCGCCCCGATCAGCGTCTACGACTGGCAGCAGCAGTTCATGGCCCGGTTCGTGCAGGCCGAGAAGTACGCCGAGCCCGCCGCCGTCTGA
- a CDS encoding FAD-binding oxidoreductase, producing MLVTQLQQALGDDAVSVDPGVRRTASTDWAHMSPVLAAKLPAGLADVVAFPADAAQLARTVALASAAGVPVTPRGKGTGNYGQAIPLRDGLVVDLTRARRVLDVGAGSITAEAGTSFVTLEAAARRSGQELATFPSTVGSTLGGFLSGGAGGTGSIENGWLWSGFVTALDVVPCTGSAELVHLAGPDTAPLLHAYGTTGVIATATVRLRPRRDWTALFASFGTDREAVDAGLALMSALDPQPRLVSVDEPGIVAALPADPGMPLGRTSLRAIVDAGVLTTARQVVAAAGGVVEEVRPGGPALLTSLSFNHATHRVQRTRPGLAHLQVGGPALVERADEVRALLPGALVHLDGLGGADGPEFVGLLLTRYSGADALYAAMDALRRLGVHVSDPHTWELTEPLDDVRRVAARFDPAGLLNPGKLPAAVRA from the coding sequence GTGCTCGTGACGCAACTGCAGCAGGCGCTGGGCGACGACGCGGTCTCGGTAGACCCGGGCGTGCGCCGGACCGCCTCCACCGACTGGGCGCACATGTCGCCGGTGCTCGCCGCGAAGCTGCCGGCCGGGCTGGCGGACGTCGTCGCCTTCCCCGCCGACGCCGCGCAGCTGGCCCGCACGGTGGCGCTCGCCTCCGCGGCCGGGGTGCCGGTGACCCCGCGGGGCAAGGGCACCGGCAACTACGGGCAGGCGATCCCGCTGCGCGACGGGCTGGTGGTCGACCTGACCCGAGCCCGGCGGGTGCTCGACGTCGGCGCGGGCTCCATCACCGCCGAGGCCGGCACGTCGTTCGTCACGCTCGAGGCCGCCGCCCGCCGCAGCGGGCAGGAGCTGGCGACGTTCCCGTCCACCGTCGGCAGCACGCTGGGCGGCTTCCTGTCCGGCGGTGCCGGCGGCACCGGCTCGATCGAGAACGGCTGGCTGTGGAGCGGGTTCGTGACGGCGCTGGACGTCGTCCCGTGCACCGGCTCGGCGGAGCTGGTCCACCTCGCGGGCCCGGACACCGCGCCGCTGCTGCACGCCTACGGCACCACCGGGGTGATCGCGACGGCGACCGTGCGGCTGCGCCCGCGGCGGGACTGGACGGCGCTGTTCGCCTCCTTCGGCACCGACCGGGAGGCGGTCGACGCCGGGCTCGCGCTGATGTCCGCGCTGGACCCGCAGCCGCGGCTGGTGTCGGTCGACGAGCCGGGCATCGTGGCCGCGCTGCCGGCCGACCCGGGCATGCCGCTGGGCCGGACCAGCCTGCGGGCGATCGTCGACGCCGGCGTGCTGACCACGGCCCGGCAGGTGGTGGCGGCGGCCGGCGGCGTGGTGGAGGAGGTGCGCCCCGGCGGCCCGGCCCTGCTGACGTCGCTGTCGTTCAACCACGCCACCCACCGGGTGCAGCGGACGAGGCCGGGGCTGGCGCACCTGCAGGTCGGCGGGCCGGCGCTGGTCGAGCGGGCCGACGAGGTGCGGGCCCTGCTGCCCGGTGCGCTGGTGCACCTCGACGGGCTGGGTGGGGCGGACGGCCCGGAGTTCGTCGGGCTGCTGCTGACCCGGTACTCCGGCGCGGATGCGCTGTACGCGGCGATGGACGCACTCCGCAGGCTCGGCGTGCACGTCAGCGACCCGCACACCTGGGAGCTGACCGAGCCGCTGGACGACGTCCGCCGGGTCGCCGCCCGCTTCGACCCCGCCGGCCTGCTCAACCCGGGGAAGCTGCCGGCCGCCGTCCGCGCGTGA
- a CDS encoding Rieske 2Fe-2S domain-containing protein, translating to MTLTESERTATRETTHHGPDHLVISEHPVFRRFWYAACFSDAVTDGPVERTVLGRELVIWRPVPGGPVSVAWNRCAHRDAPLSMGWVKDCHLVCPYHGWEWDAQGTTQRIPQFPAAPHPTKSGLTMVRAQERYGMVWVCLAGDDEGGPLADVPEVPQYGAPGWRVVPEKQWEFDCTAMHLVENNVDPGHVAFVHKNTFGNPDDAELTEAELERTPYGFVTRSEVPVAARPGETGSTVRSTVSEVHLPFFMNLHITYPDGLGHVMIKAITPVDDERCTIIQTVLRTDTEADRPAAEIIAFDDVVEQEDADLLNRLPAPFPLAARLNAHAKADRNSLLLRRMYTELVTGRWLPG from the coding sequence ATGACCCTCACCGAGTCCGAGCGGACGGCCACCCGCGAGACCACCCACCACGGCCCCGACCACCTCGTCATCTCCGAGCACCCGGTGTTCCGGCGGTTCTGGTACGCCGCGTGCTTCAGCGACGCGGTCACCGACGGCCCCGTCGAGCGCACCGTGCTCGGGCGGGAGCTGGTGATCTGGCGGCCGGTGCCCGGCGGCCCGGTCAGCGTGGCCTGGAACCGGTGCGCCCACCGCGACGCCCCGCTGTCGATGGGCTGGGTGAAGGACTGCCACCTGGTCTGCCCGTACCACGGCTGGGAGTGGGACGCCCAGGGCACGACCCAGCGCATCCCGCAGTTCCCGGCCGCGCCGCACCCCACCAAGAGCGGGCTGACCATGGTCCGCGCCCAGGAGCGCTACGGGATGGTCTGGGTGTGCCTGGCCGGCGACGACGAGGGCGGGCCGCTCGCCGACGTCCCGGAGGTCCCGCAGTACGGCGCCCCCGGCTGGCGGGTCGTCCCGGAGAAGCAGTGGGAGTTCGACTGCACCGCGATGCACCTGGTCGAGAACAACGTCGACCCCGGGCACGTGGCGTTCGTGCACAAGAACACCTTCGGCAACCCGGACGACGCCGAGCTGACCGAGGCCGAGCTCGAGCGCACGCCCTACGGGTTCGTCACCCGCAGCGAGGTGCCGGTGGCGGCCCGGCCCGGGGAGACCGGGTCCACGGTGCGCTCGACGGTGAGCGAAGTGCACCTGCCGTTCTTCATGAACCTGCACATCACCTACCCCGACGGCCTGGGGCACGTGATGATCAAGGCGATCACGCCGGTGGACGACGAGCGCTGCACGATCATCCAGACCGTGCTGCGCACCGACACCGAGGCGGACCGGCCGGCGGCGGAGATCATCGCCTTCGACGACGTCGTCGAGCAGGAGGACGCCGACCTGCTCAACCGGCTGCCCGCGCCGTTCCCGCTGGCTGCGCGGCTCAACGCGCACGCCAAGGCCGACCGGAACAGCCTGCTGCTGCGCCGGATGTACACCGAGCTGGTCACCGGCCGCTGGCTGCCCGGCTGA
- a CDS encoding amidohydrolase family protein produces the protein MTRLLVRNAVLLTLDPDRPDPFTGWFTVGDDGRLTAVEPGEPPAAVVAGLDAGHVLDARGALVGPGFVSAHSHLFTSGSRGLGMDQTLYGWIEAMTRYTAAADTEDIYWMTRHGAQDFLRNGITTAFDFSDAGLRFEKQSAGIARFDSALPDTQFQHAQLRAKVDAGLRHVHSVMLGQGDVDTDAALAQLDDVVALAATADPDLHLRLAISGTVQWAASRDAATLEVAAMRRHGLLNQPHFLENPNEVELQRSKFAWYADAGALGPDLVFGHFIQTTEEILQAAAAAGCGMSWQPMSNGRLASGVAQIPRIRELGMRVGMGLDDQSCTDVSDPWNNMRTALALLRATYHDPAAMPVRDVLALHTRGSAEVLGIDDHVGSLRVGRYADFLVVDPRDPDTGPVWDAHGTYVLACSLRNLHSVWVGGRQVADGATLCDPESAEVVAQVHERMARLRVEVDGS, from the coding sequence GTGACCCGACTCCTCGTGCGCAACGCCGTCCTGCTGACCCTGGACCCCGACCGTCCCGACCCGTTCACCGGCTGGTTCACCGTCGGGGACGACGGCCGGCTGACCGCCGTGGAGCCCGGCGAGCCGCCCGCTGCGGTGGTCGCCGGGCTCGACGCCGGCCACGTGCTCGACGCCCGCGGCGCCCTGGTCGGGCCCGGCTTCGTCTCCGCGCACAGCCACCTGTTCACCTCGGGCTCGCGCGGCCTCGGGATGGACCAGACGCTGTACGGCTGGATCGAGGCGATGACCCGGTACACCGCGGCCGCCGACACCGAGGACATCTACTGGATGACCCGGCACGGCGCCCAGGACTTCCTCCGCAACGGCATCACCACCGCCTTCGACTTCAGCGACGCCGGGCTGCGCTTCGAGAAGCAGTCCGCCGGCATCGCCCGGTTCGACTCCGCGCTGCCCGACACCCAGTTCCAGCACGCCCAGCTGCGGGCCAAGGTCGACGCCGGCCTGCGGCACGTGCACAGCGTGATGCTCGGCCAGGGCGACGTGGACACCGACGCCGCCCTCGCCCAGCTGGACGACGTCGTGGCGCTGGCCGCCACGGCCGACCCCGACCTGCACCTGCGGCTCGCGATCAGCGGCACCGTGCAGTGGGCCGCCTCGCGGGACGCGGCGACGCTGGAGGTGGCCGCGATGCGCCGGCACGGGCTGCTCAACCAGCCGCACTTCCTGGAGAACCCGAACGAGGTGGAGCTGCAGCGGTCGAAGTTCGCCTGGTACGCCGACGCCGGGGCGCTCGGCCCGGACCTGGTGTTCGGCCACTTCATCCAGACGACCGAGGAGATCCTGCAGGCCGCGGCGGCCGCCGGCTGCGGGATGAGCTGGCAGCCGATGAGCAACGGCCGGCTGGCCTCCGGCGTCGCCCAGATCCCGCGGATCCGCGAGCTCGGCATGCGGGTCGGCATGGGCCTGGACGACCAGTCGTGCACCGACGTCAGCGACCCGTGGAACAACATGCGGACGGCGCTGGCGCTGCTCCGGGCGACCTACCACGACCCGGCCGCCATGCCCGTCCGCGACGTGCTGGCGCTGCACACCCGCGGCTCGGCCGAGGTGCTGGGCATCGACGACCACGTCGGCTCGCTGCGGGTCGGCCGGTACGCCGACTTCCTGGTCGTCGACCCGCGCGACCCCGACACCGGCCCGGTCTGGGACGCCCACGGCACCTACGTGCTGGCCTGCTCGCTGCGGAACCTGCACTCGGTGTGGGTCGGCGGCCGGCAGGTGGCCGACGGCGCGACGCTGTGCGACCCGGAGTCGGCCGAGGTCGTCGCGCAGGTGCACGAGCGGATGGCCCGGCTGCGCGTCGAGGTCGACGGCAGCTAG
- a CDS encoding ABC transporter substrate-binding protein: MRITRMTAGAATATLLALTLAACGGGDDDAAAAAPSGEVGSTDLAAAGCPDTVVVQTDWNPESEHGGLYESLGDDYVVDAGSKTVSGTLIDGEGDSTGVKLEIRAGGPAIGFQTVTAQMYSDDAITLGYIATDEAIQLSATQPTTAVLAPLEISPTMIMWDPETYPDVTGIEDLGQTDATVRYFEGSAYMAYLTGSGILSPDQVDGSYDGTPAGFVADAGKSAQQGFASAEPYIYENEVDAWGKGVEYELVYDAGFQPYQSSISVRSDEVEGLSGCLTELVPLMQQADVDYLEDPARVNEIILELVEEYDTGWVYSQGVADFSVQQQAELGLVGNGSDDTHGNFDTARVQTLIDQTTPIFTEQGTPPLEGITPDDLVTNEYIDDAIGVQ; encoded by the coding sequence GTGCGCATCACCCGAATGACCGCCGGCGCCGCCACCGCGACTCTGCTGGCCCTGACCCTCGCCGCCTGCGGCGGGGGTGACGACGACGCCGCTGCGGCAGCGCCCTCCGGGGAGGTCGGCAGCACGGACCTGGCTGCGGCCGGCTGCCCGGACACCGTCGTCGTCCAGACCGACTGGAACCCGGAGTCCGAGCACGGCGGGCTCTACGAGTCCCTCGGTGACGACTACGTCGTGGACGCCGGGTCCAAGACCGTCAGCGGCACGCTGATCGACGGCGAGGGCGACAGCACCGGGGTGAAGCTGGAGATCCGCGCCGGCGGGCCGGCCATCGGCTTCCAGACGGTGACCGCGCAGATGTACTCCGACGACGCGATCACCCTCGGGTACATCGCCACCGACGAGGCGATCCAGCTGTCCGCGACCCAGCCGACCACGGCGGTGCTCGCCCCGCTGGAGATCTCGCCCACGATGATCATGTGGGACCCGGAGACCTACCCCGACGTCACCGGCATCGAGGACCTCGGCCAGACCGACGCCACGGTGCGCTACTTCGAGGGCTCGGCCTACATGGCCTACCTGACCGGCTCCGGGATCCTCAGCCCCGACCAGGTCGACGGCTCCTACGACGGCACCCCGGCCGGCTTCGTCGCCGACGCCGGGAAGTCCGCCCAGCAGGGCTTCGCCTCGGCCGAGCCCTACATCTACGAGAACGAGGTCGACGCCTGGGGCAAGGGCGTGGAGTACGAGCTCGTCTACGACGCCGGCTTCCAGCCCTACCAGTCCTCGATCTCGGTGCGGTCCGACGAGGTGGAGGGCCTGTCCGGCTGCCTCACCGAGCTGGTGCCGCTGATGCAGCAGGCCGACGTCGACTACCTCGAGGACCCGGCGCGGGTGAACGAGATCATCCTGGAGCTGGTGGAGGAGTACGACACCGGCTGGGTGTACTCGCAGGGCGTCGCCGACTTCTCGGTGCAGCAGCAGGCCGAGCTGGGCCTGGTCGGCAACGGCTCCGACGACACGCACGGCAACTTCGACACCGCCCGCGTGCAGACCCTGATCGACCAGACGACGCCGATCTTCACCGAGCAGGGCACCCCGCCGCTGGAGGGGATCACGCCCGACGACCTGGTCACCAACGAGTACATCGACGACGCCATCGGCGTGCAGTGA